The Exiguobacterium aurantiacum DSM 6208 genome includes a window with the following:
- a CDS encoding dicarboxylate/amino acid:cation symporter yields MIYLKLRIGLLGRIIIAIAFGILIGSLVPESQSWIVRTFVTFNTIFGQFLGFAIPLIILAFIIPGIGELGKGAGKLVGLTAVIAYLSTIVAGTLAYFATSNLFPQILARDTASAENPEEALLSGFLNFEIPPVFGVMTALVLAFVIGIGIAAIESKRSLDLAMDFRDIIELVISKVIIPLLPIHIAGIFMNMTYAGQVAEILSVFSLVFVTIIVLHATMLMIQYSIAGGLNKENPLKLLRTMMPAYFTAIGTQSSAATIPVTLRQAKANNVDEGVANFVVPLCATIHLSGSTITLTSVGVALMYLNGMPMSYAIVLPFILALGVTMIAAPGVPGGAVMASLGLFGSILGFDATMQSLVIALYLAQDSFGTATNVTGDGAIAKIVHYFKRHTKLLDDPKAREEIA; encoded by the coding sequence ATGATTTATTTGAAATTACGAATTGGCCTTCTAGGTCGCATCATCATCGCTATCGCGTTTGGTATTTTAATCGGTAGCCTCGTACCAGAAAGCCAGAGCTGGATTGTACGGACGTTCGTCACGTTCAACACGATTTTCGGACAGTTCTTAGGCTTCGCTATCCCACTCATCATTCTCGCCTTTATCATCCCGGGCATCGGGGAGCTCGGAAAAGGTGCCGGCAAACTTGTCGGCTTGACGGCCGTCATCGCTTACTTGTCGACAATCGTCGCCGGTACGCTCGCTTACTTTGCGACGAGCAACTTGTTCCCGCAAATCTTGGCTCGCGATACGGCGTCAGCTGAAAACCCAGAAGAAGCACTACTTAGCGGATTCTTGAACTTCGAGATTCCACCCGTGTTCGGTGTCATGACCGCGCTCGTTCTCGCTTTCGTGATCGGAATCGGGATTGCCGCGATTGAAAGCAAGCGCTCACTCGACCTTGCCATGGATTTCCGCGATATCATTGAACTTGTCATCAGCAAAGTCATCATTCCACTCTTACCGATTCACATCGCCGGAATTTTCATGAACATGACTTACGCCGGTCAAGTCGCCGAGATCCTCTCGGTGTTCTCGCTCGTCTTCGTCACGATCATCGTCCTTCATGCGACGATGCTCATGATTCAATACTCGATCGCAGGCGGCCTCAACAAAGAGAACCCGCTCAAGTTGCTCAGAACGATGATGCCGGCTTACTTCACAGCCATCGGGACGCAATCATCGGCAGCAACGATCCCGGTCACGCTTCGCCAAGCGAAAGCGAACAACGTCGACGAAGGCGTCGCCAACTTCGTCGTTCCACTCTGTGCGACGATCCACTTGTCTGGTTCGACGATCACGCTCACATCGGTCGGTGTCGCGCTCATGTACTTGAACGGCATGCCGATGTCATACGCGATCGTACTCCCGTTCATCCTCGCCCTAGGCGTCACGATGATCGCGGCACCAGGTGTCCCTGGTGGAGCCGTCATGGCCTCACTCGGACTGTTCGGCTCGATCCTCGGCTTCGACGCGACGATGCAAAGCTTGGTCATCGCGCTCTACTTGGCGCAAGATAGCTTCGGTACAGCGACGAACGTCACAGGTGACGGTGCCATCGCGAAAATCGTCCACTACTTCAAACGTCATACGAAACTTCTCGACGATCCAAAAGCACGCGAAGAAATCGCATAA
- a CDS encoding DUF262 domain-containing protein, with product MITSEIQSIFNVFNNNYVYEIPDFQRDFVWGEHEVTQLFKDFNEDTEEFTKESSLLDGYLLGNIVLINNDATTASKIVIDGQQRLTTLSLLYKVLEETIDHRLHRKENSIETMQKWMNMRGELNKGYGLFDDEANFKNSKIQHHKSLEFGSIYRHIIRPDSSAKNSLQQSSQIEEVYEVLKEELSKLSDQELPKFVNYIKHKVMLIVTTAPTLSKAFQLFEILNNRGKDLEPLDLIKNMLLKNLAKEHYSEDERDKFTELWRKFNDNLALNSKKKIESSTFLKHYLVGTTGENVRKDKLFNYYSELNPSKENVLMMVSEMHDVSYTYGKLERKEFDGFIKNTHLLDILFKLLSLKQAQTILIPFYNESEQRKSEVVDLAIRLGASVIFSYTQTNYIEAEIPSLIKKYYATLDREGSDRAYFQFTNELERRIQEKAKLAKDAVSTRRFENTRGNYNKKGYDLLRFIESYGHLDSAVLLTSNRSKKITLEHIMPRTPVNQEFIIDSGFTDIEEYKEYVNRIGNFALIHNDENSALSNKSFDQKRLVYARSSIWTTQVLNSMLVSTMKSGKEVHQYEVINESLFVQAEEGIWTKENIHARSEKIALYLELILTKGGSK from the coding sequence ATGATAACGTCAGAAATCCAATCAATATTTAATGTATTTAACAATAACTATGTATACGAAATACCTGATTTTCAACGAGATTTTGTCTGGGGCGAACACGAAGTAACTCAATTGTTTAAAGACTTTAACGAAGATACAGAGGAGTTTACAAAGGAAAGTTCTTTGTTAGATGGATATTTATTGGGGAATATCGTTTTAATTAATAATGACGCAACTACAGCGAGCAAAATTGTTATCGATGGTCAACAAAGACTCACTACACTTTCTCTACTCTACAAAGTACTAGAAGAAACAATTGATCATCGTCTTCATCGAAAAGAAAATAGTATTGAAACCATGCAAAAATGGATGAATATGCGCGGAGAATTAAATAAAGGTTATGGCTTATTTGATGATGAAGCAAATTTTAAAAATTCAAAGATACAACATCATAAGAGTCTAGAATTCGGAAGTATTTACCGACACATCATACGTCCAGATTCAAGTGCAAAGAATAGTCTACAACAATCTAGTCAAATCGAAGAAGTCTATGAAGTTTTAAAAGAAGAGCTCTCAAAGTTGAGTGACCAAGAACTACCTAAATTTGTGAACTACATTAAACACAAAGTGATGCTTATTGTAACGACCGCTCCAACGTTATCTAAAGCTTTTCAGTTATTTGAAATCTTAAATAACCGAGGTAAAGACTTGGAACCTTTAGATTTGATAAAGAATATGCTCCTCAAAAATTTGGCAAAAGAACATTATAGTGAAGATGAACGTGATAAATTTACAGAACTATGGCGGAAATTTAATGATAACCTTGCGCTGAATTCTAAGAAGAAAATTGAGTCTTCTACTTTCCTGAAACATTATTTAGTCGGAACAACAGGCGAGAATGTCCGCAAAGATAAATTGTTTAACTATTATTCAGAATTAAACCCATCAAAAGAAAACGTACTAATGATGGTTTCAGAAATGCATGATGTTTCTTATACTTATGGGAAACTTGAACGAAAAGAATTCGATGGCTTTATCAAAAATACACATCTACTAGATATTCTTTTTAAGCTTTTAAGTCTAAAACAAGCACAAACTATCCTGATCCCATTTTACAACGAATCTGAGCAACGTAAGTCAGAAGTCGTTGACTTAGCAATTCGCTTAGGAGCTAGTGTTATCTTCTCTTATACCCAAACAAACTATATCGAGGCTGAGATACCTTCACTAATCAAAAAATATTACGCCACTTTGGATAGAGAGGGTTCAGATCGAGCATACTTCCAATTCACGAATGAATTAGAGCGTCGCATTCAGGAAAAAGCAAAGCTAGCTAAAGATGCTGTATCTACAAGAAGGTTTGAAAATACTCGTGGAAATTATAACAAGAAAGGTTATGACCTTTTACGTTTCATTGAATCATATGGTCACTTAGACAGTGCTGTGCTTTTAACGTCAAATCGAAGTAAAAAAATCACTTTAGAACACATCATGCCGAGAACACCTGTGAATCAAGAATTTATAATCGATTCCGGCTTTACAGATATCGAAGAATATAAAGAATACGTGAATCGAATCGGTAATTTTGCTCTAATACACAATGATGAAAACTCCGCTCTCTCGAATAAAAGTTTTGATCAAAAACGTCTCGTATACGCTCGCTCGTCAATTTGGACAACTCAAGTACTGAACAGTATGTTAGTTTCGACAATGAAATCCGGAAAAGAAGTACATCAGTATGAGGTAATTAATGAATCTTTGTTTGTCCAGGCCGAAGAAGGGATTTGGACAAAAGAGAACATTCATGCACGTTCAGAGAAAATTGCACTATACTTGGAATTGATTCTTACTAAGGGCGGTAGTAAATAA
- a CDS encoding DUF350 domain-containing protein yields the protein MLLGNVTFNVMLESFGLYTIAGLMIVVGLAIFEVTTPYSNWREIQKGNIAVALATGGKVVGLANIFRVVESHHDRMVDILVGGGFGFFLLLVTYWLFEFLTPSLKVNEEIGKGNIAVGLLAFLLSIGVSLIVGAALVR from the coding sequence ATGCTATTGGGTAACGTAACGTTTAACGTCATGCTCGAGTCGTTCGGTCTGTATACGATCGCCGGGCTCATGATCGTCGTCGGGCTCGCCATCTTCGAGGTGACGACGCCGTACAGCAATTGGCGCGAGATTCAAAAAGGGAACATCGCCGTGGCGCTCGCGACGGGCGGGAAGGTCGTCGGCCTCGCCAACATCTTCCGTGTCGTCGAGAGCCACCACGATCGGATGGTCGACATTTTGGTCGGTGGGGGCTTCGGTTTCTTCTTGCTTCTCGTCACGTATTGGTTGTTTGAATTTTTGACCCCGTCCTTGAAGGTGAACGAAGAGATTGGGAAAGGGAACATCGCCGTCGGGCTTTTGGCGTTCCTCCTCTCGATCGGTGTCTCGCTCATCGTCGGTGCGGCGTTAGTGAGGTGA
- a CDS encoding nucleoside triphosphate pyrophosphohydrolase: MERYNKLIRDRIPEIIHEAGKVPVVKHLNQAEHFEQARLKLYEEIKEYEETNIDEESLEELADILELVYTLGKMHGASFEELSRIREEKREKRGGFEKGLFLEEVLDHE, encoded by the coding sequence ATGGAGCGCTATAACAAACTAATCCGCGATCGCATCCCTGAAATCATTCACGAAGCAGGGAAGGTTCCTGTCGTCAAACACCTCAATCAAGCCGAACATTTTGAACAGGCCCGCTTGAAACTCTATGAAGAAATCAAAGAGTACGAAGAGACGAATATCGATGAAGAATCACTCGAAGAATTGGCTGATATTTTGGAACTCGTCTATACGCTCGGGAAGATGCATGGTGCAAGTTTCGAAGAATTGAGCCGCATCCGTGAGGAGAAGCGTGAAAAGCGGGGCGGTTTTGAAAAAGGTCTCTTCTTGGAAGAGGTCCTTGATCATGAGTGA
- a CDS encoding endonuclease MutS2, whose translation MDHALRVLEYEKLRQQLAAHAASSLGKDRALTMQPDYSYDRVLANLNVTKEATEVVRLRDRLPLGGLTDVRAEVKRAAIGSVLSTSELLAVAAVMYSGRQVKNFFEKLHEDNEDLRIPRLDEYAERLTKLIEVEQSIRHAIDDQGTVQDSASSQLRGLRTQLRSFEGSVRSRIDNILRNNAKMLSDAIVTIRNDRYVVPVKQEYRQAFGGIVHDQSASGQTLFIEPQAIVSINNEIQEVRLKERAEIDRILSELSNLVGGVADSVVTNLDVLATLDFVFAKVAYGHELKATEPKLNDAREIKLKQARHPFIPRDEVVPITVELGEDYTSLVITGPNTGGKTVTLKTIGLLQLMVQSGLYVPADFGTELSVFDAVYADIGDEQSIEQSLSTFSSHMTNIVSMLDKIDFMSLVLFDELGAGTDPQEGAALAIAILDEVKRRGARVAATTHYSELKAYAYNREGVMNASMEFDIESLSPTYRLLIGVPGRSNAFEISRRLGLSDDVIDKARSHVGTDAESVESMINELESAKQRAEQLEQELIVKRHDLEEEQAAFEAKMTEFEKERDTMYSEAEAKADKAVEQAKRQANEVIDRLKKLREQGIVKEHEIIAAKKELESAKPTLQDKKIQKVKQKAQQKRTFSKGEEVKVTTFNQKGYIVNQINDNEYNVQVGIMKVNVKADDLQKIGPSKEQPLKAKGSSLKRQSTTKSELDLRGVRVEEGLSRLDKYIDEALVSGYDNVRIIHGLGTGAMRQATQEFLKGHRHVKSQRPGGMGEGGLGVTVVELK comes from the coding sequence ATGGACCACGCGTTACGCGTTTTAGAATATGAAAAACTACGCCAACAGCTCGCCGCCCACGCCGCGAGCTCGCTCGGGAAAGACCGGGCGCTCACGATGCAACCCGATTACTCATACGACCGGGTGCTCGCCAATTTGAACGTCACGAAGGAGGCGACCGAGGTCGTCCGTCTCCGTGACCGACTCCCGCTCGGTGGACTGACCGACGTCCGCGCCGAAGTGAAGCGGGCCGCCATCGGCTCGGTGCTCTCGACGAGCGAACTGCTCGCCGTCGCCGCCGTCATGTACAGCGGCCGGCAAGTGAAGAACTTCTTCGAGAAGCTCCACGAGGACAATGAGGACCTCCGTATCCCGCGCCTCGACGAGTATGCGGAGCGTTTGACGAAACTGATCGAAGTCGAGCAGTCGATTCGACACGCCATCGACGACCAAGGCACGGTCCAAGACTCGGCGAGCTCGCAACTGCGCGGCCTCCGGACGCAGCTCCGTAGCTTCGAGGGCAGCGTCCGCTCCCGCATCGACAACATCCTCCGCAACAACGCCAAGATGTTGTCGGACGCCATCGTCACGATCCGAAACGACCGTTACGTCGTCCCGGTGAAACAAGAGTACCGCCAAGCGTTCGGCGGGATCGTCCACGACCAATCGGCTTCCGGTCAGACGCTCTTCATCGAGCCGCAGGCAATCGTCTCGATCAACAATGAGATTCAAGAAGTGCGCTTGAAAGAACGCGCCGAGATCGACCGCATCTTGAGCGAGCTGTCGAACCTTGTCGGCGGTGTTGCCGATTCGGTCGTGACGAACCTCGACGTGCTCGCCACACTCGACTTCGTGTTCGCGAAAGTCGCGTACGGTCATGAGTTGAAGGCGACCGAGCCGAAGCTGAACGACGCCCGAGAAATCAAGTTGAAACAGGCACGTCATCCGTTCATCCCTCGCGACGAGGTCGTCCCGATCACGGTCGAGCTCGGCGAGGATTACACGTCGCTCGTCATCACCGGTCCGAACACCGGCGGTAAGACGGTCACGCTCAAGACGATCGGTTTGCTTCAGCTCATGGTGCAGTCAGGTCTCTACGTGCCGGCCGACTTCGGGACGGAGCTGTCCGTGTTTGACGCCGTCTATGCCGATATCGGGGACGAGCAGTCAATCGAGCAGAGTCTCTCGACGTTCAGTTCGCACATGACGAACATCGTCAGCATGCTCGACAAGATCGACTTCATGTCGCTCGTCTTGTTCGATGAGCTTGGGGCCGGGACCGACCCGCAAGAAGGGGCCGCGCTCGCCATCGCCATCCTCGACGAAGTGAAGCGCCGTGGGGCCCGTGTGGCCGCGACGACGCACTACTCGGAATTGAAGGCGTACGCCTATAACCGGGAAGGCGTCATGAACGCATCGATGGAGTTTGATATCGAGTCGCTCAGCCCGACGTATCGTCTGTTGATCGGCGTGCCGGGACGCTCGAACGCGTTCGAGATCAGCCGTCGTCTCGGATTGTCCGACGACGTCATCGACAAGGCGCGGAGCCATGTCGGCACCGATGCCGAGTCGGTCGAATCGATGATCAACGAGCTCGAGTCGGCGAAACAACGCGCAGAGCAGCTCGAACAAGAATTGATCGTCAAGCGCCACGACCTTGAAGAAGAACAGGCGGCGTTCGAGGCGAAGATGACCGAGTTCGAGAAAGAACGCGACACGATGTATAGCGAGGCCGAGGCGAAAGCCGACAAGGCGGTCGAGCAGGCGAAGCGTCAAGCGAACGAAGTCATCGACCGATTGAAGAAGCTGCGTGAGCAGGGCATCGTCAAAGAGCATGAGATCATCGCCGCGAAGAAAGAGCTCGAATCGGCGAAACCGACGCTCCAAGATAAAAAGATCCAAAAAGTGAAACAAAAAGCGCAACAGAAACGTACGTTCAGTAAAGGCGAAGAAGTGAAAGTGACGACGTTCAATCAAAAAGGCTATATCGTGAACCAGATCAACGACAACGAGTACAACGTCCAGGTCGGGATCATGAAAGTGAACGTCAAAGCGGACGACCTTCAGAAAATCGGACCGTCGAAAGAGCAGCCGCTCAAAGCGAAAGGCAGCTCGTTGAAGCGCCAGAGCACGACGAAGTCGGAGCTCGACTTGCGCGGGGTCCGCGTCGAAGAAGGACTCTCACGCCTAGACAAATATATCGACGAGGCGCTCGTGTCGGGTTACGACAACGTCCGCATCATCCATGGGCTCGGTACGGGCGCGATGCGGCAAGCGACGCAAGAGTTCTTGAAAGGACATCGCCACGTGAAGAGTCAGCGTCCGGGCGGCATGGGCGAAGGTGGACTCGGGGTCACGGTCGTCGAGTTGAAGTGA
- the zapA gene encoding cell division protein ZapA: MQVQRTTIHIAGQDYTIVSEEPADHVREVGFLVDSKIREIREQSPHLDARQAAVLAAIQIASDHVKSKRNTGE; this comes from the coding sequence GTGCAGGTACAACGAACAACGATCCACATCGCGGGTCAAGATTATACGATTGTGAGCGAGGAGCCAGCCGATCATGTGAGGGAAGTGGGCTTTCTCGTCGATAGTAAGATCCGTGAGATTCGTGAACAGTCCCCTCATTTAGACGCTCGTCAGGCGGCGGTTCTCGCGGCCATTCAAATCGCGAGCGATCACGTCAAATCTAAACGAAATACGGGAGAATAA
- the polX gene encoding DNA polymerase/3'-5' exonuclease PolX, whose translation MNKVEAMMLLEKIAQYMEIKGENPFKINAFRKAATALENSELELDEIEDLTTIPGIGKGTAAVLEEWRDTGRSEVLESLQEEIPFGLMKLLKIQGLGGKKLAQLREIGVVDLDSLIRVLEDGTASELPRFGAKSVEKLLAAAKNLESRPERLSYAMMRPVVEEIETVLENEPLVLRHSVGGSFRRAEETCKDLDFIIATEEPVALRDKLLELPFINEVIAAGETKVSLVLEREEMVSVDFRMVEPGAFAATLHHFTGSKDHNVRMRQLAKAKGESISEYGVETAGGLWQPETEAELFERYGLPFIPPELRAGNLEFEHDLSKLVTLDDIKADAHMHTVWSDGKLTVDELVAAMKARGYEWIAITDHGKYMTFVNGLTEERLEAQGEEILEAAKKHDMHVLRGVEMDIRPDGTLDYEPEFLATLDYVVASIHSKMDQSVDEIMSRLENACRSPYVNVIAHPTGRLIGRRDGYPIDEERLIALAKETGTALELNANPNRLDLTASTLKKAKAAGVKMMINTDTHHPDMMEDMALGVLHARKAYLEPSDIINCLSFKDAKAFFDAKRQKGTC comes from the coding sequence ATGAATAAAGTTGAAGCGATGATGCTGCTCGAAAAGATCGCACAATACATGGAAATCAAAGGGGAGAACCCGTTCAAAATCAACGCCTTCCGGAAAGCCGCGACGGCGCTCGAGAACTCAGAACTTGAACTCGATGAGATCGAGGATTTGACGACGATCCCAGGCATCGGTAAAGGCACGGCGGCCGTGCTCGAAGAATGGCGTGACACGGGGCGGAGCGAAGTGCTCGAGTCGCTCCAAGAAGAGATCCCGTTCGGTCTGATGAAATTACTCAAGATTCAAGGGCTTGGCGGCAAGAAGCTCGCGCAACTCCGTGAGATCGGGGTCGTCGACTTGGATTCGCTCATCCGCGTCCTCGAAGACGGGACGGCTTCCGAGCTCCCGCGCTTCGGCGCGAAGAGCGTCGAGAAACTGCTCGCCGCGGCGAAAAACCTCGAGTCGCGCCCGGAACGCCTATCGTACGCGATGATGCGTCCGGTCGTCGAAGAGATCGAGACCGTGCTCGAAAACGAACCACTCGTCCTCCGTCATTCGGTCGGGGGTAGCTTCCGCCGGGCCGAAGAGACGTGTAAAGACTTGGACTTCATCATCGCGACCGAAGAACCGGTCGCCCTCCGGGACAAGCTGCTCGAGCTCCCGTTCATCAATGAAGTCATCGCGGCCGGGGAAACGAAAGTATCGCTCGTCCTCGAACGCGAAGAGATGGTGTCGGTCGACTTCCGGATGGTCGAACCCGGCGCATTCGCTGCGACGCTCCACCACTTCACCGGTTCGAAAGACCATAACGTCCGCATGCGCCAGCTCGCGAAAGCAAAAGGCGAGTCGATCTCCGAGTACGGCGTCGAGACGGCGGGCGGCCTCTGGCAACCGGAGACGGAAGCGGAGCTGTTCGAGCGTTACGGCTTGCCGTTCATCCCGCCCGAGCTGCGGGCAGGAAACCTCGAGTTCGAGCACGACTTGTCGAAACTCGTCACACTCGACGACATCAAGGCCGACGCCCACATGCACACGGTCTGGTCGGACGGGAAGTTGACGGTCGACGAGCTCGTCGCGGCGATGAAAGCGCGCGGCTATGAATGGATCGCCATCACCGATCATGGCAAGTACATGACGTTCGTCAACGGCTTGACCGAGGAACGTCTCGAAGCGCAAGGGGAAGAAATTCTCGAAGCCGCGAAGAAGCACGACATGCACGTGTTGCGCGGCGTCGAGATGGATATCCGGCCTGACGGCACGCTCGACTATGAGCCGGAGTTTTTAGCGACGCTCGACTACGTCGTCGCCTCGATCCACTCAAAGATGGACCAATCGGTCGACGAGATCATGTCCCGGCTCGAGAACGCCTGTCGTTCGCCTTACGTCAACGTCATCGCTCATCCGACGGGCCGACTCATCGGACGCCGTGACGGCTATCCGATCGACGAGGAGCGCTTGATCGCCCTCGCGAAAGAGACGGGCACGGCGCTCGAGTTGAACGCCAACCCGAACCGCCTCGATTTGACGGCCTCGACGTTGAAGAAAGCGAAAGCGGCCGGCGTCAAAATGATGATCAACACCGACACGCACCACCCGGACATGATGGAAGATATGGCGCTCGGCGTCTTGCACGCCCGTAAGGCCTATCTCGAACCGTCCGACATCATCAACTGCCTCTCGTTTAAGGACGCCAAGGCGTTCTTTGACGCGAAGCGACAGAAAGGAACATGCTAG
- a CDS encoding CvpA family protein, which translates to MVTLLILFFLFIGIVNGFRRGAILQLGHWVALIISFIVANAYYRDLAEAFKLWIPYPSQLDGTLPGGVLDLNSLSGIEMTFYNVFWFVVLFVITKLVLHLILSMLDFLTDLPILRQLKGIIGAVLGFFESYVITFFILWVIAFVPMAGVQNAVDNSSLATFIIQDTPYLSEWFSNKML; encoded by the coding sequence ATGGTTACTCTACTTATACTGTTTTTCTTGTTTATCGGAATCGTCAACGGTTTCCGCCGTGGGGCGATTCTACAGCTCGGCCATTGGGTCGCGCTCATCATCAGTTTTATCGTCGCCAACGCCTATTACCGGGACCTCGCCGAAGCGTTCAAACTATGGATCCCATATCCGTCGCAACTTGACGGGACGCTCCCAGGCGGTGTGCTCGACTTGAACTCGCTCTCAGGGATCGAGATGACGTTTTATAACGTCTTCTGGTTCGTCGTCTTGTTCGTCATCACGAAACTCGTCTTGCATCTCATCTTGTCGATGCTCGACTTCTTGACGGACTTGCCGATCTTGCGTCAATTGAAAGGGATTATCGGTGCCGTCCTCGGATTCTTCGAGTCGTACGTCATCACGTTCTTCATCCTTTGGGTGATCGCGTTCGTCCCGATGGCCGGTGTGCAAAACGCCGTCGACAACTCGTCGCTTGCGACGTTCATCATTCAAGATACACCGTATCTTTCGGAATGGTTCTCGAATAAGATGCTGTGA
- a CDS encoding GNAT family N-acetyltransferase, whose product MEFKVWTNPDAFAERVLPELMKREAEHSLMIGILGNIQRGVYPTYHQLTVEDDGQLLAIMQVTPPHPLNYIIVDASHARDVHLTAIPALLERDIPFTEIVSERVHAESFAALWREHTGRNVSPFMAQGLYRLERVNEIKMAEGTMRHATTDDQALLEDWYRAFERDSGLDPSETEKVVRTVTMMIENDDAVIWEVDGTPVSCAKRSRPTENGVTVSFVYTVPERRGNGYARSIVAELSRELLKTKRFCTLYTDLTNPTSNKIYQEVGYEPIMESSWIRLAR is encoded by the coding sequence ATGGAATTCAAGGTTTGGACCAATCCCGATGCGTTCGCAGAGCGCGTCTTGCCGGAATTGATGAAGCGAGAAGCTGAGCACAGTCTGATGATTGGTATCCTCGGTAACATCCAGCGCGGCGTCTACCCTACATATCACCAGCTGACGGTCGAGGACGACGGGCAGCTGCTCGCCATCATGCAAGTCACGCCCCCGCATCCGCTCAACTACATCATCGTGGACGCTTCACATGCGCGAGACGTTCACTTAACGGCCATTCCGGCATTATTGGAACGGGACATCCCGTTCACCGAAATCGTGTCGGAACGAGTCCACGCCGAGTCGTTCGCTGCCCTCTGGCGCGAACATACAGGACGAAACGTCTCGCCATTCATGGCTCAAGGGTTGTACCGTCTCGAGCGCGTGAACGAGATCAAGATGGCCGAAGGGACGATGCGCCATGCGACGACAGACGATCAAGCACTGTTAGAGGACTGGTATCGCGCCTTCGAACGAGATTCGGGACTTGACCCGTCCGAGACGGAGAAAGTCGTCCGTACCGTCACTATGATGATCGAGAACGACGACGCCGTCATTTGGGAAGTCGACGGCACGCCCGTCTCATGCGCCAAACGCTCAAGGCCGACCGAGAACGGCGTCACCGTCTCGTTCGTCTACACCGTTCCCGAGCGGCGTGGGAACGGCTACGCCCGCTCCATCGTCGCCGAGCTCAGCCGTGAGCTATTGAAGACGAAACGCTTTTGTACGCTCTACACCGATTTGACCAATCCGACATCGAACAAGATCTATCAAGAAGTCGGCTATGAACCGATCATGGAGTCTTCATGGATCCGACTCGCTAGATGA